The following are from one region of the Channa argus isolate prfri chromosome 6, Channa argus male v1.0, whole genome shotgun sequence genome:
- the rtn4rl1b gene encoding reticulon-4 receptor-like 1b encodes MFKRGCGLEFLLVLCGLELSWSCPRHCICYTAPSTVSCQAHNFLSVPEGIPPDSERIFLQNNKIHRLLRGHFSSNTVTLWIYSNNITYIEPSTFHGFTLLEELDLGDNRHLRSLAEDTFNGLSRLNALHLYRCGLSSLPNNIFQGLRNLQYLYLQDNHLKFLQDDTFMDLHNLSHLFLHGNRLWSLNQNTFRGLRALDRLLLHQNQIEWVDRLAFHDLKRLTTLYLFNNSLIQLSGQCLETLPALEYLRLNDNPWSCDCKALSLWEWLKRFRGSTSSVGCMAPADMLGKDLKVLGKEDFPNCSPTVPSSESRAQTNNLSGTVNPSMNRGVAVGSGGQTHIEHTSRPGRSRNCTKPRNRVSKGKGYNEVHHSKEVMADKEDTSPDFTDGGKHDHTSPDGTVTRRKHKCTPRTTVRPPSGVQQANNRATLSQSLLHLYALFVALITTNIYYILR; translated from the exons GCTGTGGACTGGAGTTCCTGCTGGTTCTCTGTGGGCTCGAGTTGTCCTGGTCCTGCCCTCGTCACTGTATCTGTTACACTGCACCCAGCACCGTCTCCTGCCAAGCCCACAACTTCCTGTCAGTCCCTGAAGGCATCCCTCCTGACAGTGAGCGCATCTTCTTACAGAACAATAAGATCCATCGCTTACTCCGGGGCCACTTCAGCTCCAACACCGTCACTCTCTGGATCTACTCCAACAACATCACCTACATTGAGCCCTCCACCTTCCATGGATTCACATTACTGGAGGAGCTGGATTTGGGGGACAACCGCCACCTGCGCTCGTTGGCTGAAGACACCTTCAATGGGCTGAGTCGGCTCAATGCGCTACACTTGTACCGTTGTGGACTCAGTTCTCTTCCTAATAACATCTTCCAAGGCCTCCGAAACTTGCAGTATCTTTACTTGCAG GATAACCATCTGAAGTTCCTTCAGGATGACACTTTCATGGACCTCCACAACCTGAGCCACCTGTTTCTGCATGGGAACCGCCTGTGGAGTCTTAACCAGAATACTTTCAGAGGCCTTCGAGCCTTGGACCGGCTGCTTCTTCACCAAAATCAGATTGAGTGGGTTGACCGCCTGGCCTTCCATGACCTAAAGCGGCTCACCACCCTCTACCTGTTCAACAACTCGCTGATACAGCTGTCTGGGCAATGCCTGGAAACGCTACCTGCATTGGAATACCTGCGACTCAATGACAACCCATGGTCATGTGACTGCAAGGCCCTGTCGCTGTGGGAATGGCTGAAACGTTTCCGAGGTTCGACATCTTCAGTGGGTTGCATGGCACCGGCTGATATGCTCGGGAAAGACCTTAAGGTGCTGGGTAAGGAGGACTTTCCCAACTGTTCACCAACTGTTCCTAGCTCTGAGTCCAGAGCCCAGACTAACAATTTATCCGGAACGGTAAACCCGTCTATGAATCGTGGTGTAGCCGTGGGATCTGGGGGGCAGACCCACATAGAGCACACCTCGAGGCCGGGTCGTTCTCGGAACTGCACGAAGCCTCGCAATAGGGTGAGCAAGGGGAAGGGTTACAATGAGGTTCACCACTCAAAGGAAGTCATGGCAGACAAGGAGGATACCTCCCCAGATTTCACAGATGGTGGAAAACACGACCACACATCCCCAGACGGCACCGTTACACGGAGAAAGCACAAGTGCACTCCCCGGACCACTGTTCGCCCCCCTAGTGGGGTTCAACAAGCCAACAATAGGGCGACCTTATCCCAGTCCTTACTACATCTCTATGCCCTCTTTGTGGCCTTGATAACTACAAACATTTACTACATTCTCCGTTGA